A single window of Pectobacterium parmentieri DNA harbors:
- the ycjG gene encoding L-Ala-D/L-Glu epimerase — translation MRHMHIETVNLPLARPITADNGTRHVVSVIRVSLEEKGFIGQGECTPAAYYGESADSVCRQLSAIREAVENGLTIEQLQQELSPGAARNALDCALWRLNTALKKQTLWQHLDIRPPASVVCAQTLALDSVEKMAAAASNAISHGALLLKIKLDRELILERVAAIRAAAPDARLIIDARASWSGLDLHSLSKALLPYQVSMIEQPLPVGKDDDLQRFAHPIPICADESCRHSGDIVGLRRRYDMINIKLDKCGGLTEALAMVREARFHGLRIMVGCMLGSSMAMEAALPIAADADHVDLDGPIWLAADSSPYLTYNLGRIWL, via the coding sequence ATGCGGCATATGCACATTGAAACCGTCAATCTGCCACTGGCTCGCCCCATCACGGCCGATAACGGCACGCGTCATGTAGTCAGCGTTATCCGCGTCTCGCTGGAAGAAAAAGGATTTATTGGGCAAGGCGAATGCACGCCTGCCGCCTATTATGGCGAGTCTGCCGACAGCGTATGCCGCCAACTTTCTGCGATCCGTGAGGCAGTAGAAAACGGCCTCACCATTGAACAACTCCAGCAGGAGTTATCGCCAGGCGCGGCCAGAAATGCGCTGGACTGTGCGCTGTGGCGGCTCAACACCGCATTGAAAAAACAGACGCTGTGGCAACACCTCGATATCCGTCCACCGGCATCCGTGGTCTGTGCGCAAACGTTGGCGCTCGACAGCGTGGAAAAAATGGCCGCTGCGGCCTCAAATGCCATTTCCCACGGCGCACTACTGCTGAAAATCAAGTTGGATCGTGAACTGATTCTGGAACGGGTTGCGGCCATTCGTGCCGCCGCGCCCGATGCCAGATTGATTATCGACGCGAGAGCAAGCTGGAGCGGGCTGGATTTACACAGCCTATCCAAGGCTCTGCTGCCTTATCAGGTTTCGATGATCGAACAACCGCTTCCTGTCGGTAAGGACGACGATTTACAACGCTTTGCCCATCCGATCCCCATCTGCGCGGATGAAAGCTGCCGCCACAGCGGTGACATCGTCGGGCTGCGCCGTCGTTATGACATGATCAACATCAAGCTGGACAAGTGTGGCGGACTGACTGAGGCGCTGGCAATGGTACGCGAGGCAAGATTCCACGGCCTGCGCATTATGGTCGGCTGCATGCTGGGCTCGTCGATGGCAATGGAGGCCGCTTTGCCGATCGCGGCAGACGCCGACCATGTCGATCTCGATGGACCGATCTGGCTAGCAGCAGACAGCTCACCTTATCTAACCTATAACCTTGGCCGAATCTGGCTATGA
- a CDS encoding glutathione ABC transporter substrate-binding protein, protein MKPFVRRSAVALGLSLCLAAVAQAQDLRISIYADITGLDPHDTSDTLSYSIQSGIFERLFQFDNKMKLVPRLATGYTSNDTATEFVVTLREGITFQDGAPFNADAVKANLDRLADQSKGLKRNSLFNMVQTVTVLSPTQVKIELNKSFGAFVNTLAHPSAVMHSPEALKKYPDEAQLRVHPVGTGPFKFTEWQQGKDVKLVKFDSYWQKGWPKVDSVTFYPTPEDSTRVASLKSGQVDAIYPLPSDLISTVQNDSKLAIQRDPSIYQFWLAMNNLRPPLNDIRVRQALNYAINRDIWLKVGFAGMGVPASSAMAPDVQFFARQTSPNYTYNPEKAKALLKEAGYANGLSLKLWTTNRTDYIRSAQFFKQQLEQVGIKVTVTPMDSGMRNAKLFGVKDPKEAEFDLFYNGWSPSTGDADWALRPLFATESWVPAAYNVSYYSNPVADKAIIAGLATADADKRATAYADAQRQIWQDAPVVFLGTPDNIVGKTKNLDGVYMLADGSLIFDQAEFK, encoded by the coding sequence ATGAAGCCATTCGTTCGCCGCTCTGCCGTTGCCCTCGGGCTCTCACTGTGTCTGGCTGCTGTTGCCCAGGCGCAAGACCTTCGTATTTCCATTTATGCCGATATCACCGGGCTCGACCCGCACGACACCTCGGATACGCTGAGCTACTCCATTCAGAGTGGTATCTTCGAGCGTCTATTCCAGTTCGATAATAAAATGAAGCTGGTGCCGCGTCTGGCGACGGGCTATACCAGCAACGACACCGCCACCGAGTTTGTCGTAACGCTGCGCGAAGGTATCACCTTCCAGGACGGCGCACCGTTCAACGCCGACGCCGTTAAAGCTAACCTCGACCGTTTGGCCGATCAGAGCAAAGGCTTAAAGCGCAACAGCCTGTTTAACATGGTGCAAACCGTCACCGTACTGTCGCCAACGCAGGTCAAAATCGAGCTGAACAAATCCTTCGGCGCCTTTGTGAACACCCTGGCGCACCCGTCAGCCGTGATGCACAGCCCAGAAGCGCTGAAGAAATATCCAGATGAAGCACAGTTGCGCGTACACCCAGTCGGGACGGGTCCATTCAAGTTCACCGAATGGCAGCAGGGTAAAGACGTGAAGCTGGTGAAATTCGACAGCTACTGGCAGAAAGGCTGGCCGAAAGTCGATAGCGTCACCTTCTACCCAACGCCGGAAGATTCCACCCGCGTAGCATCACTGAAATCTGGCCAGGTCGATGCGATCTATCCGCTGCCTTCCGACCTGATTAGCACCGTACAAAACGACAGCAAGCTGGCGATTCAGCGCGACCCAAGTATTTATCAGTTCTGGTTGGCGATGAATAACCTGCGTCCGCCGCTGAACGATATCCGCGTGCGTCAGGCGCTCAACTACGCCATCAACCGCGACATCTGGCTGAAAGTGGGCTTTGCTGGCATGGGCGTTCCTGCTTCATCCGCGATGGCACCGGACGTACAGTTCTTCGCGCGCCAGACCTCGCCGAACTACACCTATAACCCAGAAAAAGCTAAGGCACTGCTGAAAGAAGCGGGCTACGCCAACGGCCTGAGCCTGAAACTGTGGACGACGAACCGCACCGACTACATCCGCAGCGCACAGTTTTTCAAACAGCAGTTAGAGCAGGTCGGCATCAAAGTCACCGTCACTCCGATGGATTCCGGGATGCGTAACGCCAAACTGTTTGGCGTAAAAGACCCGAAAGAAGCCGAATTTGACCTGTTCTACAACGGCTGGTCTCCGTCTACCGGTGATGCCGACTGGGCGCTGCGTCCGCTGTTCGCGACTGAATCCTGGGTGCCAGCCGCTTATAACGTCTCCTACTACAGCAACCCAGTAGCGGATAAGGCGATTATCGCCGGGTTGGCGACTGCCGATGCTGACAAACGTGCCACTGCTTATGCTGATGCCCAACGTCAGATTTGGCAGGATGCGCCCGTAGTCTTCCTGGGTACACCGGACAATATCGTCGGTAAAACCAAGAACCTCGACGGCGTGTACATGCTGGCTGATGGCTCACTGATCTTCGATCAAGCTGAATTTAAGTAA
- a CDS encoding isoaspartyl peptidase/L-asparaginase family protein, translating into MTKPVIVIHGGAGALTRSAMSAEKEQRYLAALSEIVASGQRILAENGSALDAVTEAVRLLEECPLFNAGHGSVLTHAETHELDASIMDGRSLDAGAVSCVSHIRNPILAARTILEASPHVMFTADGAEAFAEQHGLERVDPAFFSTDERRQQLHNAQAGSGRVILDHDGQSDPIDPDRKFGTVGAVALDSAGNLAAATSTGGMTNKQAGRVGDSPIIGAGCYANNQTVAVSCTGTGEVFMRAVAAYDVSALMEYAGLTLQQASDRVVMEKLVQMDGSGGMIAVDKAGNIALPFNSEGMYRGYGYVGEAPVADIYR; encoded by the coding sequence ATGACGAAACCCGTGATTGTGATCCACGGTGGCGCAGGCGCGCTGACCCGCTCAGCCATGAGCGCTGAAAAAGAGCAACGCTATCTGGCAGCGCTGTCCGAGATTGTCGCCAGTGGACAACGCATTCTAGCTGAAAATGGCAGCGCGCTGGATGCCGTGACGGAAGCTGTCCGCCTGCTGGAAGAGTGCCCGTTGTTCAATGCCGGACACGGTTCAGTCCTCACCCACGCGGAAACCCATGAACTGGACGCCAGCATCATGGATGGACGCTCGCTGGATGCCGGAGCCGTCAGTTGCGTCAGCCATATCCGTAACCCGATTCTGGCAGCGCGTACCATACTCGAAGCCAGTCCGCATGTGATGTTTACCGCCGATGGCGCAGAAGCCTTTGCAGAACAGCACGGTCTGGAAAGGGTTGATCCTGCATTTTTCTCCACCGACGAACGCCGTCAGCAATTACATAACGCACAGGCCGGTTCAGGCCGCGTCATCCTCGATCATGACGGCCAAAGCGACCCTATCGATCCCGACCGTAAATTCGGCACCGTAGGCGCAGTTGCTCTCGACAGTGCAGGTAACCTCGCTGCGGCCACCTCGACGGGCGGCATGACCAACAAACAAGCCGGACGCGTGGGCGATAGCCCAATCATCGGCGCAGGCTGCTACGCCAATAACCAGACGGTCGCGGTTTCCTGCACTGGCACAGGCGAAGTCTTTATGCGCGCCGTCGCCGCTTACGATGTCTCAGCGCTGATGGAATACGCTGGACTGACGCTACAACAGGCCAGCGATCGCGTGGTTATGGAGAAACTGGTGCAGATGGATGGCAGCGGCGGGATGATTGCCGTCGACAAAGCGGGCAATATCGCCCTGCCGTTCAACAGTGAAGGAATGTACCGCGGCTATGGCTACGTGGGAGAAGCACCCGTCGCCGATATCTATCGTTAA
- a CDS encoding M55 family metallopeptidase, giving the protein MKIFISADIEGIAGVMRPEQCSPGTAEYQLARGLMEQEVNAAIDGAFAGGATEVVVADSHAAMVNLRAENIDARARLVQGKPRGYSMVEGLEQQQFDGLMFIGYHSAAGEFGVLSHTINGRAFYRVRINGEIMGESDIYAAAGVEQKTPLWLVSGDDTLQNWIARYYPTTDYACVKRAISQHAAESLSTEQARKVIRDAAKAAVEKAHRTLTSRIQAPYRLELMVAKPVLADLFCLLPNIERLDAITVGYTAQSMREITSLLGAFSYLATTQN; this is encoded by the coding sequence ATGAAAATTTTTATCTCCGCTGATATTGAAGGGATCGCGGGCGTAATGCGCCCAGAGCAGTGCAGCCCTGGCACCGCGGAATACCAACTGGCACGCGGCCTGATGGAACAGGAAGTGAATGCCGCCATCGACGGCGCGTTCGCGGGTGGCGCAACAGAAGTGGTGGTCGCCGACAGCCATGCGGCCATGGTTAACCTACGCGCGGAGAACATCGACGCACGCGCCCGATTGGTGCAAGGCAAGCCGCGCGGCTATTCGATGGTCGAAGGGCTGGAGCAGCAACAGTTCGACGGCCTGATGTTCATCGGCTACCACAGCGCCGCAGGCGAATTTGGCGTGCTATCGCACACCATCAACGGCCGCGCCTTCTACCGCGTGCGCATCAACGGTGAAATCATGGGCGAGAGCGACATCTACGCCGCTGCCGGCGTGGAACAAAAGACGCCGCTCTGGCTGGTCAGCGGCGACGACACGCTCCAGAATTGGATCGCCCGCTACTACCCCACCACTGACTACGCCTGCGTCAAACGCGCTATCTCGCAGCACGCGGCGGAATCCCTCAGCACCGAACAGGCACGCAAGGTGATTCGTGACGCTGCAAAGGCGGCGGTGGAAAAAGCACACCGTACACTGACTTCGCGGATTCAGGCACCTTACCGTCTTGAACTGATGGTGGCAAAACCGGTGCTGGCCGATCTATTCTGTCTGCTGCCGAACATTGAACGTTTGGATGCTATAACCGTAGGTTATACGGCACAAAGCATGCGGGAAATCACCAGTCTGCTGGGTGCATTTTCCTATCTGGCGACAACACAAAACTGA
- a CDS encoding P1 family peptidase, with translation MHDYHQQQQALLLQRWKTTRQLGTPRSASGPHNSISDVAGVRVGHCTLAAGEVQTGVTAIVPPGENLFTQPLPCGAAVLNGFAKPVGLVQIEELGLLQTPILLSNTLATGTLFTALVRDAIACNPELGRTLPTVNPLALECNDGWLNDIQALAVTEPMARQALDSATDSFARGSVGAGRGMSCFSLKGGIGTASRQIPELNATLGVLVLANFGTLSALTLDGVQMGDAIAPLLPGLAPQQDAGSIIIIMATDAPLDARQLKRIAKRAGAGLGRLGSYWGHGSGDIAVAFSTCPQPQPPEDAQLEPLLSAAADATEHAVLDAMLQADAVTGFRGHHRPTLPQALDKLAAALSSVGHSPVGN, from the coding sequence ATGCACGACTATCACCAGCAGCAGCAGGCGCTGTTGCTACAACGCTGGAAAACGACGCGGCAATTGGGTACGCCGCGCTCGGCCAGCGGGCCGCATAACAGCATTAGCGATGTGGCAGGCGTGCGCGTCGGCCACTGCACGCTGGCAGCGGGGGAAGTGCAAACCGGCGTGACCGCGATTGTGCCGCCCGGCGAAAATCTGTTCACTCAGCCCCTACCCTGCGGCGCAGCGGTGCTGAACGGCTTCGCTAAGCCCGTCGGACTGGTGCAGATTGAGGAGTTGGGGCTACTGCAAACCCCTATCCTGCTAAGCAATACGCTGGCAACCGGCACGCTGTTTACCGCGCTGGTGCGCGACGCGATTGCCTGCAATCCTGAATTGGGCCGCACGCTGCCGACGGTGAACCCGCTGGCGCTGGAGTGCAACGACGGCTGGCTGAACGACATTCAGGCGCTGGCGGTAACGGAACCGATGGCGCGGCAAGCGCTGGACAGTGCAACAGACAGCTTCGCACGCGGCAGCGTCGGTGCCGGACGTGGCATGAGCTGCTTTAGTCTGAAAGGCGGCATCGGCACTGCATCGCGCCAGATCCCCGAATTGAACGCCACGCTCGGCGTGCTGGTGCTGGCAAACTTCGGCACGCTTTCCGCGCTGACGCTGGACGGCGTACAGATGGGAGACGCGATAGCACCCCTTTTACCGGGGCTCGCACCGCAGCAGGACGCGGGATCGATCATCATTATCATGGCAACGGATGCACCGCTCGATGCACGCCAACTCAAACGCATCGCCAAACGCGCGGGTGCAGGATTAGGTCGGCTCGGCAGCTACTGGGGACACGGTTCCGGCGACATCGCTGTAGCGTTCTCCACCTGTCCACAACCGCAACCGCCGGAGGATGCGCAGCTTGAACCGCTGTTAAGCGCCGCCGCCGATGCGACCGAACATGCGGTGCTCGACGCCATGCTTCAGGCAGACGCCGTTACCGGTTTTCGCGGCCATCATCGCCCGACACTGCCACAAGCGTTGGATAAGCTAGCCGCGGCTCTCTCTTCTGTAGGACATTCTCCCGTAGGAAATTGA
- the pyrE gene encoding orotate phosphoribosyltransferase: MKAYQRQFIEFALSKQVLKFGEFTLKSGRISPYFFNAGLFNTGRDLALLGRFYAEALVDSGVEFDLLFGPAYKGIPIATTAAVALAEHHDRDLPYCFNRKEAKDHGEGGSLVGSPLQGRVMLVDDVITAGTAIRESMEIIGAHGATLAGVMIALDRQERGRADLSAIQEVERDYQCKVISIITLTDLIAYLAEKPEMAAHLDAVKAYREHYGI, from the coding sequence ATGAAAGCCTACCAGCGCCAGTTTATTGAGTTTGCACTCAGCAAGCAGGTATTGAAGTTCGGCGAGTTTACGCTGAAATCCGGGCGTATCAGTCCCTATTTCTTTAACGCCGGGCTGTTTAATACCGGGCGCGACCTGGCCTTACTGGGGCGTTTTTATGCTGAAGCTTTGGTTGATTCCGGTGTGGAGTTCGATCTGCTGTTCGGGCCAGCCTATAAAGGTATTCCTATTGCCACCACTGCCGCGGTAGCGCTGGCAGAACATCACGATCGCGATCTGCCGTACTGTTTTAACCGCAAAGAAGCCAAAGATCACGGTGAGGGTGGCAGCCTGGTCGGTAGCCCATTGCAGGGCCGCGTGATGCTGGTTGATGACGTGATTACGGCAGGCACGGCGATTCGTGAATCGATGGAAATCATCGGTGCGCACGGTGCGACGCTGGCAGGTGTGATGATTGCGCTGGATCGTCAAGAGCGTGGCCGTGCCGATCTGTCTGCCATTCAGGAAGTTGAGCGCGACTACCAGTGTAAGGTGATTTCGATTATTACGTTGACGGATTTGATCGCCTATCTGGCAGAAAAGCCGGAAATGGCGGCGCATCTGGATGCGGTGAAAGCCTATCGTGAGCACTACGGGATTTAA
- a CDS encoding ABC transporter ATP-binding protein gives MTDIMHAGAATAPGNASRPVLEIDDLSVSFSGRSGTHQALKGISFTVNKGEVVAVVGESGSGKSVTSLTVMGLLADSANIGHGAIRFTARDGQQHDLLSMKAEARRKLRGRELAMIFQEPMTSLNPVLKVGDQLTEALLDHEICDAASADKKARELLRKVRIADVDRVMKSYPHSLSGGMRQRVMIAQALACDPQLLIADEPTTALDVTVQARILQILRDLQQQSDMAVLFITHDMGVVAEIADRVVVMYRGEIVEQGTVEQIFAAPQHPYTQSLLAAVPKLGDMRESLWPKRFPLLGQAADPDNIEQVTARYDAEPLLDIRGLRVYYPIRSGILSKVTHHVHAVEQIDFNVWPGETLAIVGESGCGKSTTGRALLRLVQSEAESIHFQGNEISQMKERDFQPLRREMQMVFQDPYASLNPRLTVGFTIAEPLLLHGLVKSLEEATPQVQALLKSVGLLPEHARRYPHEFSGGQRQRIAIARAMALQPQVIIADEAVSALDVSIQAQVVNLMMDLQKKTGVSWIFISHDMAVVERIANRVAVMYLGQIVEIGPRQSVFNDPQHPYTRRLLASVPIADPTRRGTRQFDDSEIPSPLRKAGEAVAKTRYREVAPQHWVADNESAA, from the coding sequence ATGACGGATATCATGCACGCGGGTGCCGCCACAGCACCCGGTAACGCCTCCAGACCTGTACTGGAAATCGACGATCTGAGCGTTAGTTTTAGCGGCCGTTCCGGCACGCATCAGGCACTAAAAGGCATTTCCTTTACCGTCAATAAAGGGGAAGTGGTCGCCGTGGTAGGCGAAAGTGGTTCAGGTAAATCCGTGACATCACTCACCGTGATGGGATTGCTGGCAGATTCTGCCAACATCGGGCACGGTGCAATCCGTTTCACCGCACGCGACGGCCAACAACATGACTTGTTGAGCATGAAAGCAGAAGCGCGCCGTAAGCTGCGCGGCCGCGAGCTCGCCATGATCTTTCAGGAACCGATGACCTCACTGAATCCGGTGCTGAAAGTCGGCGATCAGCTCACCGAAGCCCTGCTTGATCACGAAATCTGTGATGCCGCCAGTGCCGACAAAAAAGCCCGTGAACTGCTGCGCAAAGTGCGCATTGCAGACGTCGATCGCGTGATGAAAAGCTACCCGCACTCGCTGTCCGGCGGGATGCGCCAGCGTGTGATGATTGCCCAGGCGCTGGCCTGCGATCCGCAACTGTTGATAGCTGATGAACCCACCACCGCGTTGGATGTCACCGTGCAGGCACGCATTCTGCAAATCCTGCGCGACCTGCAACAACAGAGCGACATGGCGGTATTGTTTATTACCCACGATATGGGCGTAGTCGCAGAAATCGCTGACCGCGTCGTGGTGATGTATCGCGGCGAAATCGTAGAGCAAGGCACTGTCGAACAGATTTTCGCAGCACCGCAGCACCCATACACCCAATCGCTGCTGGCCGCCGTACCCAAACTGGGCGACATGCGCGAGAGCCTGTGGCCGAAACGCTTCCCGCTGTTGGGGCAGGCCGCCGACCCAGACAACATTGAACAGGTTACCGCCCGTTATGATGCTGAGCCGCTGTTAGATATTCGCGGGCTGCGCGTCTATTACCCGATACGCAGTGGGATTTTATCTAAGGTGACCCACCACGTTCACGCGGTAGAGCAGATCGATTTTAACGTCTGGCCGGGCGAAACGCTGGCGATCGTCGGCGAAAGCGGTTGTGGCAAATCCACCACCGGACGCGCCCTGCTGCGTCTGGTACAGAGCGAAGCCGAGAGCATTCATTTTCAGGGCAACGAAATTTCTCAGATGAAAGAGCGCGATTTCCAACCGCTGCGTCGGGAAATGCAGATGGTGTTTCAAGACCCGTATGCCTCGCTCAATCCGCGCCTGACGGTCGGCTTCACCATCGCTGAACCGCTGCTGCTGCACGGGTTGGTGAAATCACTGGAAGAGGCAACGCCGCAGGTACAGGCGCTGCTCAAAAGCGTCGGTCTATTGCCTGAACACGCTCGCCGTTATCCACACGAATTTTCCGGCGGACAGCGCCAGCGTATCGCGATCGCTCGTGCGATGGCGTTGCAGCCGCAGGTCATCATTGCTGACGAAGCCGTCTCGGCGCTCGATGTGTCAATTCAGGCGCAGGTCGTTAACCTGATGATGGATCTCCAGAAGAAAACCGGCGTGTCGTGGATTTTCATCTCACACGATATGGCGGTGGTCGAACGCATCGCCAACCGCGTCGCGGTGATGTACCTCGGCCAAATTGTGGAAATCGGCCCGCGCCAGTCGGTGTTTAACGATCCGCAGCATCCGTATACCCGCCGCCTGTTGGCCTCGGTTCCGATTGCCGATCCAACCCGTCGTGGTACACGCCAGTTTGACGACAGCGAAATCCCCTCCCCCTTACGTAAAGCAGGTGAGGCCGTCGCCAAAACGCGCTACCGCGAGGTTGCGCCGCAGCACTGGGTTGCCGACAACGAATCGGCTGCCTGA
- a CDS encoding ABC transporter permease subunit, whose product MNLPSEPVVAVATLDEETIRSPWRDFVQVFIRNPMALVSSGFVLLLVLVAIFAPWLAPWNPMEPDWAELASPPSAAHWMGTDDLGRDVMSRIIYGARISLYIGIFSVTLGMLVGIVLGLLAGYYGRWVDTLIMRGSDVLFAFPGMLLAIAVVAILGPGLNNVIIAVAVFSVPVFARIVRASTLSLKQAAYVEAVRCAGAPDRIILMRHILPGTLPNVIVYFTMRIGTSILTAAGLSFIGLGPEPDVPEWGNILAMSRSLMMAGAWHVSVFPGLAIFFTVLAFNLLGDALRDTLDPKLKS is encoded by the coding sequence ATGAACCTCCCTTCCGAACCCGTCGTGGCCGTTGCCACGCTTGATGAAGAAACGATACGTTCGCCGTGGCGCGATTTCGTTCAGGTCTTTATCCGTAACCCGATGGCGCTGGTGTCCAGCGGCTTCGTCCTGCTGCTGGTGCTGGTCGCCATTTTCGCCCCTTGGCTGGCACCGTGGAACCCGATGGAGCCAGACTGGGCAGAGCTGGCGTCCCCCCCTTCGGCAGCACACTGGATGGGCACCGACGATCTGGGGCGCGATGTGATGAGCCGTATCATCTACGGCGCACGTATCTCGTTATACATCGGTATTTTCTCCGTCACGCTGGGCATGCTGGTCGGTATCGTGCTCGGCCTGTTAGCGGGGTACTACGGTCGCTGGGTGGATACGCTGATCATGCGCGGTTCCGACGTGCTGTTCGCCTTCCCTGGCATGCTGCTGGCGATTGCGGTCGTCGCGATCCTCGGCCCCGGCCTGAATAACGTAATTATCGCCGTGGCAGTCTTCAGCGTGCCGGTCTTCGCCCGTATCGTGCGAGCCTCCACGCTGTCGCTGAAACAGGCGGCCTATGTAGAAGCGGTACGCTGCGCTGGTGCGCCGGATCGCATCATACTCATGCGCCACATCCTGCCCGGCACGCTGCCTAACGTGATCGTCTATTTCACCATGCGTATCGGCACCAGCATCCTGACCGCAGCAGGGCTGAGCTTCATCGGCCTTGGTCCAGAGCCGGACGTGCCTGAATGGGGCAATATTCTGGCGATGAGCCGCAGCCTGATGATGGCAGGCGCGTGGCACGTCAGCGTGTTCCCCGGTCTGGCGATTTTCTTCACCGTGCTGGCGTTTAACCTGCTTGGGGATGCGCTGCGTGATACGCTCGATCCCAAACTGAAAAGCTGA
- a CDS encoding ABC transporter permease codes for MFAYIVRRLLEMIPVLLVVSLLVFGFIKLLPGDPARIYAGADATIEAVEAARQQLGLNDPLPQQYVRWLGGLFSGDLGVTYRTQQPVIDVISKSFMPTMWLALAGFVWSVLLGLLIGVVSALKRGKWQDWTLMSFAVGGISMPPFWLGLLLIQFVAMPFGVFSVSGFNQPSDIILPALTLGASVAAVMARFTRSAFLEVAQEDYVRTARSKGLRNRLVTWKHVMRNALIPVITMLGLQFGFLLGGSIVVESVFSWPGLGWLLIESIKTQDQPVIQALVMLFVFEFIVINLLVDLLYAVVNPAIRLR; via the coding sequence ATGTTTGCTTATATCGTCCGACGTTTGCTGGAAATGATCCCGGTTCTGCTGGTGGTCTCCCTGTTAGTGTTCGGTTTTATCAAACTGCTGCCGGGTGATCCGGCACGTATTTACGCTGGCGCTGACGCGACCATTGAGGCGGTGGAAGCCGCCCGTCAGCAGCTAGGGTTAAACGATCCGCTGCCACAACAGTATGTCCGCTGGCTCGGCGGCTTGTTCAGCGGCGATTTGGGTGTGACATACCGCACGCAGCAGCCGGTCATCGACGTCATCAGCAAAAGCTTTATGCCCACCATGTGGTTGGCGCTGGCGGGTTTTGTCTGGTCGGTGCTGCTTGGCCTGCTGATCGGCGTGGTTTCCGCGCTCAAACGGGGGAAATGGCAAGACTGGACATTAATGAGTTTCGCGGTCGGCGGGATTTCCATGCCGCCGTTCTGGCTCGGCCTGTTGCTGATTCAGTTTGTGGCCATGCCGTTCGGCGTCTTTTCCGTCAGCGGCTTTAATCAGCCCAGCGATATCATTCTGCCCGCACTGACGCTCGGGGCATCGGTGGCTGCCGTGATGGCGCGCTTTACCCGATCCGCGTTTCTGGAAGTCGCACAGGAAGATTACGTGCGAACTGCGCGCTCCAAGGGGCTACGCAATCGGCTGGTCACCTGGAAGCACGTGATGCGAAACGCGCTGATCCCAGTCATCACCATGTTGGGGCTGCAATTCGGCTTCCTACTCGGTGGCTCCATCGTGGTTGAAAGCGTGTTTAGCTGGCCGGGACTGGGCTGGCTGTTGATTGAGTCGATCAAAACGCAGGATCAGCCGGTCATTCAGGCGCTGGTGATGCTGTTCGTGTTTGAATTTATTGTCATTAACCTGTTGGTGGACCTGCTGTACGCGGTGGTCAATCCGGCGATTCGCCTACGTTAG
- the rph gene encoding ribonuclease PH — protein sequence MRPTGRSAQQVRPLTFTRHYTKHAEGSVLVEFGDTKVLCNATVEEGVPRFLKGQGQGWVTAEYGMLPRATHSRNAREAAKGKQGGRTLEIQRLIARSLRAAIDLKVLGEYTITLDCDVLQADGGTRTASITGACVALADALNQMVAKGKLKKNPMKGMVAAVSVGIVNGEALCDLEYVEDSAAETDMNVVMTEDGRMVEVQGTAEGEPFSHEELLTLLALARGGIDTIVQAQKAALAD from the coding sequence ATGCGCCCAACAGGCCGAAGTGCACAGCAAGTACGCCCCCTTACATTCACCCGTCATTACACGAAACACGCCGAAGGTTCCGTTTTGGTCGAGTTTGGCGACACCAAAGTGTTATGCAATGCCACGGTAGAAGAGGGTGTTCCGCGCTTTCTGAAAGGTCAGGGGCAAGGATGGGTCACTGCCGAATACGGTATGCTGCCACGTGCGACGCACAGCCGTAACGCGCGTGAAGCCGCCAAAGGCAAGCAGGGTGGGCGGACGCTGGAGATTCAGCGTCTGATCGCACGTTCCCTGCGTGCGGCTATCGACCTGAAAGTGCTCGGCGAATACACCATCACGCTCGACTGTGATGTGTTGCAGGCGGATGGTGGCACGCGTACTGCGTCCATCACCGGTGCCTGCGTTGCGCTAGCAGATGCGTTGAACCAGATGGTTGCCAAGGGTAAGCTGAAAAAGAACCCGATGAAAGGTATGGTCGCGGCGGTTTCCGTCGGTATCGTTAACGGCGAAGCGTTGTGCGATCTGGAATACGTGGAAGATTCTGCTGCTGAAACTGACATGAATGTGGTCATGACCGAAGATGGCCGCATGGTTGAAGTGCAGGGGACGGCCGAAGGTGAGCCGTTTAGCCACGAAGAATTACTCACCCTGCTGGCGCTAGCCCGAGGGGGAATCGATACCATCGTTCAGGCGCAGAAAGCGGCCTTAGCCGATTGA